The Polyangiaceae bacterium genome includes a region encoding these proteins:
- a CDS encoding MerR family transcriptional regulator has translation MTTLPPSDARYRIGAVARMTGVSTHALRAWERRYGTLQPVRTPAGDRLYTDADVDRVRLLKALIGYGYAISDLANLAASDLSRMLNEHRAVPVTGVPADEIARRYVDAIEAMDLEGAERVLARASSSLGPGRFIRDVIVPVLRSVGQLWEQGTLCVAQEHVASTLVRDHIGALLRSHSSRAFARRTVIATTPAGELHELGALMAAVVAAIRGCRTVYLGPSLPAAEIANAAKLSGAELVLLSCVSDDDSSLSDELVELARALPASTRVLLGGRAAPPSEALPRGMERVDSLDELERRLSS, from the coding sequence ATGACCACCCTGCCCCCTTCCGATGCGCGCTACCGAATCGGAGCCGTGGCGCGTATGACGGGCGTGTCCACCCACGCCCTTCGAGCGTGGGAGCGGCGCTACGGAACGCTGCAGCCCGTCCGCACCCCGGCGGGAGATCGGCTGTACACGGATGCAGACGTCGATCGCGTGCGACTGCTCAAGGCGCTGATCGGCTACGGCTACGCCATCAGCGACCTGGCGAATCTCGCCGCGTCGGACTTGAGTCGCATGCTGAACGAGCACCGCGCGGTGCCAGTCACCGGTGTACCCGCCGACGAGATCGCGCGGCGCTATGTGGACGCCATAGAGGCGATGGACTTGGAGGGCGCGGAGCGCGTGCTGGCTCGCGCCAGCTCCAGCTTGGGTCCAGGGCGCTTCATCCGTGACGTCATCGTTCCCGTCCTTCGCTCCGTCGGCCAGCTCTGGGAGCAAGGCACGCTGTGCGTCGCGCAAGAGCACGTGGCATCCACGCTGGTTCGCGATCACATCGGCGCGCTGCTCCGTTCTCACTCGAGCAGAGCCTTCGCTCGTCGTACGGTGATCGCCACCACCCCGGCGGGAGAGCTGCACGAGCTCGGCGCTCTGATGGCGGCCGTGGTCGCAGCCATCCGCGGCTGCCGGACGGTGTATCTCGGCCCCAGCCTCCCCGCCGCGGAGATTGCCAACGCGGCCAAGCTGTCGGGGGCGGAGTTGGTGCTGCTGTCCTGCGTTTCGGACGACGATTCTTCGCTCTCGGACGAGCTCGTCGAGCTCGCCCGAGCGCTGCCCGCCAGCACGCGAGTGTTGCTCGGCGGGCGCGCCGCTCCCCCTTCGGAGGCGCTACCCCGAGGCATGGAGCGGGTCGATAGTCTGGACGAGCTGGAACGCAGACTGTCGAGCTGA